The following are encoded together in the Anoplopoma fimbria isolate UVic2021 breed Golden Eagle Sablefish chromosome 13, Afim_UVic_2022, whole genome shotgun sequence genome:
- the hspb11 gene encoding intraflagellar transport protein 25 homolog: protein MIDSSLSSVVVSSSGDESHPPENITDGNSDTFWISTGMFPQEFIIRFAESTQVSAVTVDSYNVKHLKLEKNTAQNVSQFESVTEQEFEHTEGHLQSNTISLNGSNATHLRFIITSGYDHFVSVHRVGVQN from the exons ATGATCGATTCCTCTCTGAGTTCCGTGGTCGTCTCCTCGTCCGGCGATGAGAGTCACCCTCCAGAGAACATCACCGACGG GAACAGCGACACGTTTTGGATCTCCACCGGGATGTTTCCTCAGGAGTTCATCATTCGCTTCGCTGAGTCCACGCAGGTGTCTGCAGTGACGGTGGACAGCTACAACg TCAAGCATTTAAAGCTAGAAAAGAACACCGCACAAAATGTCTCTCAATTTGAGTCTGTTACCGAGCAAG AATTTGAACATACAGAGGGACATCTTCAGTCAAATACTATTTCG cTCAATGGAAGCAATGCAACCCACCTTCGTTTTATCATCACTTCAGGATATGATCATTTCGTCTCAGTGCACAGAGTCGGTGTACAAAATTGA
- the smn1 gene encoding survival motor neuron protein 1, with the protein MANGCKDVLFSRGTGHSDDSDIWDDTALIKAYDKAVASFKTALKGEDEPETSKKNQPGKKRKSSKKNQSRKRTNVPADKEWQVGDLCSAYWSEDGQLYAATISFIDEKKGTCTVVYTEYGNEEEQNLEDLLSEISEGDEETNAKVKEVESSTEESDRSTTPNHHKQQPHSKPQKSKAHREPPPMWAPGFPGFPPGPPPMHAFSQGGSRRSGGHGPVPPPWPPMMPFGPPMIPPPPPMSPDMVDDEALGSVLISWYMSGYHTGYYLGLKQGRKEAANWTKLHHK; encoded by the exons ATGGCGAACGGGTGCAAAGACGTGTTGTTCTCACGGGGGACCGGACAT AGTGACGATTCGGACATATGGGATGACACAGCATTGATAAAGGCTTATGACAAGGCTGTTGCGTCATTCAAG ACTGCTCTGAAGGGTGAAGATGAGCCGGAGACCTCCAAGAAAAACCAGCCGGGGAAAAAACGCAAGAGCAGCAAAAAGAACCAGAGCAGAAAAAGAACGAATGTACCAGCAGACAAAGAG TGGCAGGTTGGGGACTTGTGCAGTGCGTACTGGTCAGAGGATGGCCAGCTCTATGCAGCCACTATCTCCTTCATAGATGAGAAGAAGGGCACCTGTACAGTTGTTTACACAGAATACGGCAACGAGGAGGAGCAGAACCTTGAAGACTTACTTTCAGAGATCTCTGAGGGTGATGAAGAAACAAATGCCAAG GTAAAGGAGGTAGAATCATCAACAGAGGAAAGTGACAGGTCAACCACACCAAACCACCACAAACAACAGCCACACAGTAAACCTCAGAAGTCCAAGGCCCACAGAGAACCGCCTCCTATGTGGGCTCCTGGTTTCCCTGGGTTTCCTCCAGGTCCACCTCCCATGCATGCCTTCAGCCAG GGAGGAAGCAGACGATCTGGTGGTCACGGGCCTGTACCTCCTCCATGGCCTCCCATGATGCCATTTGGTCCACCA ATGATCCCTCCACCTCCGCCTATGAGCCCTGACATGGTGGATGACGAGGCTTTGGGCAGCGTGCTCATCTCCTGGTACATGAGTGGATATCACACGGGATACTACTTG GGATTAAAACAAGGACGCAAAGAAGCTGCCAATTGGACGAAACTGCACCACAAATGA